In the genome of Leucobacter luti, one region contains:
- the ftsH gene encoding ATP-dependent zinc metalloprotease FtsH codes for MAENSPKSASKSKKLFRGPLLYLVLAPLIVLLGWSLLSGGNVREVSTQQGLELLADGKAKQAEIIDGDQRVNLTLTKADKKAGSDEVYFYYVSQRGEAVVDAVTDAKLKDGFTDKVPQPNPLWSLLGFLIPLILIGLLLWWMLSSMQGGGRGVMQFGKSKAKLVSKETPQVTFDDVAGADEAVEELHEIKDFLQDATRFQAVGARIPKGVLLYGPPGTGKTLLARAVAGEAGVPFYTISGSDFVEMFVGVGASRVRDLFKEAKANSPAIIFIDEIDAVGQRRGQGMGGGHDEREQTLNQLLVEMDGFDPKTNVIMIAATNRPDMLDPALLRPGRFDRQIGVDAPDMPGRLKILQVHSKGKPLSQNVDLAVVARKTPGFSGADLANVLNEAALLTARSNAQLIDNRALDEAIDRVIAGPQRRTRVMKDQEKLITAYHEGGHALVAAALNHTDPVTKITILPRGRALGYTMVIPLEDKYSITRNELLDQLAYALGGRVAEEMVFHDPTTGAGNDIEKATSTARKMVTEYGMSASIGPVKLGQAQPGAFMGEFGQSRDYSEGVAVSVDTEVRALLEQAHNEAYDALMQNRDVLDRLARELLEKETLDHNQIAEIFRDVQKLPERPIWLSHGDRPVSNRPPIDVPAVLRTDGVLAMEDAPAEGEAAAGAGAGAGAGAAESAQSDAGAGEAGATPTAEPGVAAPAAPDAPAAPSSSEPPRNLGVRPVTDTEDGGDSR; via the coding sequence TTGGCAGAGAATTCCCCGAAGAGCGCGTCGAAGAGCAAGAAGCTGTTCCGCGGCCCGCTCCTCTATTTGGTCCTTGCACCGCTCATCGTGCTCTTGGGCTGGTCGCTGCTGTCCGGCGGCAACGTGCGCGAGGTCTCAACTCAGCAAGGCCTGGAACTGCTTGCCGATGGCAAGGCCAAGCAGGCTGAGATCATCGATGGGGATCAGCGTGTCAACCTCACGCTGACCAAGGCTGACAAGAAGGCCGGCAGCGATGAGGTGTACTTTTACTACGTTTCGCAGCGCGGCGAAGCGGTGGTTGACGCGGTTACTGATGCGAAGCTGAAGGATGGCTTTACCGACAAGGTGCCACAGCCGAACCCGCTGTGGTCCTTGCTCGGATTCCTGATTCCCCTGATCCTCATCGGCTTGTTGCTGTGGTGGATGCTCTCCTCCATGCAGGGTGGCGGCCGCGGTGTGATGCAGTTCGGCAAGTCAAAGGCGAAGCTCGTCTCGAAGGAGACCCCGCAGGTCACCTTCGATGATGTGGCAGGCGCAGACGAGGCCGTCGAAGAACTGCACGAGATCAAAGACTTTCTCCAGGACGCGACACGCTTCCAAGCCGTCGGCGCGCGTATCCCGAAGGGTGTGCTGCTGTACGGCCCGCCAGGAACCGGCAAGACCCTGCTGGCACGCGCTGTCGCAGGAGAAGCCGGGGTTCCGTTCTACACAATCTCCGGTTCGGACTTCGTCGAAATGTTTGTCGGCGTCGGCGCGAGCCGTGTCCGCGACCTCTTCAAAGAAGCCAAGGCGAACTCGCCCGCCATCATCTTCATTGATGAGATCGATGCGGTAGGCCAGCGCCGCGGGCAGGGCATGGGCGGTGGCCACGACGAGCGGGAGCAGACGCTGAATCAGCTGCTCGTCGAAATGGACGGCTTCGATCCGAAGACGAACGTCATCATGATCGCCGCGACGAACCGGCCGGACATGCTGGACCCAGCGCTGCTGCGCCCGGGTCGCTTCGATCGCCAGATCGGCGTCGATGCTCCGGACATGCCGGGCCGCCTCAAGATTCTGCAGGTCCACTCGAAGGGGAAGCCGCTCTCGCAAAACGTCGACCTTGCGGTCGTCGCGCGGAAGACGCCCGGGTTCTCCGGTGCTGACCTCGCGAACGTGCTGAACGAGGCAGCGCTGCTCACCGCGCGCTCGAACGCACAGCTGATCGACAACCGTGCGCTCGATGAGGCGATCGATCGAGTGATCGCTGGCCCACAGCGCCGCACCCGGGTGATGAAGGATCAAGAAAAGTTGATCACTGCCTACCACGAGGGCGGCCACGCCTTGGTGGCAGCTGCGCTGAACCACACCGACCCCGTCACGAAGATCACGATCCTGCCCCGTGGCCGCGCGCTCGGCTACACGATGGTGATTCCGCTCGAGGATAAGTACTCAATCACTCGGAACGAGCTGCTGGATCAGCTTGCCTATGCCCTGGGCGGTCGTGTCGCTGAGGAGATGGTGTTCCACGACCCGACTACGGGAGCGGGGAACGACATCGAGAAAGCCACGAGCACCGCGCGCAAGATGGTTACTGAGTACGGGATGTCCGCCTCGATTGGTCCTGTCAAGCTGGGTCAGGCCCAGCCAGGTGCCTTCATGGGCGAGTTCGGCCAGAGCCGCGACTACTCCGAGGGCGTCGCGGTGTCCGTCGACACCGAAGTGCGCGCGCTGCTCGAACAAGCGCACAATGAGGCGTACGACGCGCTCATGCAGAACCGCGACGTGCTCGATCGGCTCGCGCGCGAGCTTCTCGAGAAGGAGACGCTGGACCACAACCAGATCGCTGAGATCTTCCGCGATGTGCAGAAGTTGCCTGAGCGCCCGATCTGGCTCTCCCACGGGGATCGCCCGGTCTCGAACCGACCCCCGATCGACGTGCCGGCTGTGCTGCGCACAGACGGAGTACTCGCGATGGAGGATGCTCCGGCTGAAGGTGAGGCTGCGGCTGGTGCTGGTGCTGGTGCTGGTGCTGGTGCCGCCGAGTCTGCCCAGAGTGATGCGGGCGCAGGTGAGGCTGGCGCTACTCCTACTGCTGAGCCGGGTGTTGCCGCTCCGGCCGCGCCCGATGCTCCCGCCGCTCCCAGCTCGTCTGAACCGCCCCGCAACCTCGGCGTGCGCCCGGTCACGGACACCGAAGACGGCGGAGATTCCCGGTAA
- the folE gene encoding GTP cyclohydrolase I, producing MNETVDRERIAAAVRELLSAIGSDPDSPELASTPFRVADSYAEFFAGVGQDPSGFLSDAVPVGEDTGELVLVRDIVLRSVCEHHLLPFRGRAHVAYRPGGRVVGLSAIPRIVDVLAARPQVQERLGEQIAQTLVDGLDPLGVLVVLEASHGCVADRGVRQTEALAVTVASRGTLSDPQAQAAVFALLGRATALGSSSA from the coding sequence ATGAACGAGACCGTTGATCGTGAGCGGATCGCTGCGGCGGTCCGTGAGCTGCTGAGCGCGATCGGATCGGACCCCGATAGCCCGGAACTGGCGAGTACGCCGTTCCGGGTGGCCGACTCCTACGCTGAGTTTTTCGCGGGTGTCGGCCAGGATCCATCCGGTTTCCTCAGCGACGCGGTCCCGGTTGGCGAGGACACCGGAGAGCTGGTGCTCGTCCGCGACATCGTGTTGCGCTCGGTGTGCGAGCACCACCTGCTCCCGTTCCGCGGTCGCGCTCATGTCGCATACCGCCCGGGCGGTCGCGTGGTGGGGCTGAGCGCGATTCCGCGCATTGTTGATGTGCTCGCAGCTCGCCCGCAGGTGCAGGAACGGCTGGGGGAGCAGATTGCCCAGACCCTCGTTGACGGGCTGGATCCGCTTGGCGTGCTTGTGGTGCTCGAGGCGAGCCACGGCTGCGTTGCGGACCGCGGTGTGCGCCAGACGGAAGCGCTCGCCGTGACGGTTGCCTCGCGCGGCACGCTCTCGGATCCGCAGGCGCAGGCCGCAGTGTTCGCTCTGCTTGGCCGAGCCACTGCGCTCGGAAGCAGCTCGGCGTGA
- the ppa gene encoding inorganic diphosphatase, protein MTAAFDAVVEIPKGSRNKYEIDHETGRVYLDRVLYTGFVYPTDYGFFEDTLGEDGDPLDVLVLLDYPVYPGVGIKVRPVGVLKMSDEAGGDDKVIAVQHKDPRWAHIQDVADIPEYTRKEIEHFFEHYKDLEPSKWVKVDAWGSAADAETLIVEAQERLAAQGH, encoded by the coding sequence ATGACCGCAGCATTCGACGCCGTCGTGGAGATCCCCAAGGGGAGCCGCAACAAGTACGAGATCGACCACGAGACCGGACGGGTGTACCTCGACCGCGTGCTCTACACCGGGTTCGTCTACCCGACCGATTACGGCTTCTTCGAGGACACCCTCGGCGAGGACGGGGACCCGCTCGACGTACTCGTGCTCCTCGACTACCCGGTCTACCCCGGCGTGGGGATCAAGGTGCGCCCCGTAGGCGTGCTCAAGATGAGCGACGAGGCAGGCGGCGACGACAAGGTCATCGCTGTGCAGCACAAGGATCCGCGCTGGGCGCACATCCAGGACGTCGCCGATATCCCGGAGTACACCCGCAAGGAGATTGAGCACTTCTTCGAGCACTACAAGGATCTTGAGCCCAGCAAGTGGGTCAAGGTCGATGCGTGGGGCTCGGCTGCGGACGCGGAAACTCTCATTGTTGAGGCGCAGGAGCGTCTCGCTGCGCAGGGGCACTAA
- a CDS encoding M23 family metallopeptidase, producing MQKRKNGWGRRAAGVVGVFAIAASLLVGGQLASTPAQAAELPTWDDVQAAKQNQATAAKKVTEIEGLIAAGEKELERLRNLHSTKVAELNQAEENLAAAAAKAETLNAQAVESRKQAEDAADRAGVLVAQMYRSGGVDRSMELFLDADADTADALLERLASMSKATERNTQLSEEAEQAANTADTLSKQAKAAEDEREALRADVKAKEEAAAAAMVGQGEKVQAQEKQQTELSAQLAALKDTTAKTVDGYEQRLREEEARRKAEQERLRKQAEEYARQQAELLRQQQEAAENANNSGGGGDAGGGGGDGGGGGDGGGGDGGGNNGGGGVSNGWVLPTAYSYVSEGFAPPGRPDHTGIDLAAGCYTPIVAAAAGTVRATYMEWGAGGNMVTINHPSGWQTRYAHMAEWASVAPGQWVEAGQFIGYVGSTGASSGCHLHFEMRLNQDDGWYGFVNPAWYINF from the coding sequence ATGCAGAAGCGGAAGAACGGCTGGGGGAGACGCGCAGCCGGGGTGGTTGGCGTGTTCGCCATTGCCGCGAGTCTCCTAGTAGGAGGCCAGCTCGCCAGCACGCCTGCGCAGGCGGCAGAACTGCCCACCTGGGATGACGTGCAGGCTGCCAAGCAGAACCAAGCCACTGCGGCCAAGAAGGTCACTGAGATCGAGGGTCTGATCGCCGCTGGTGAAAAGGAACTTGAACGGCTCCGCAACTTGCACTCGACCAAGGTCGCAGAGCTGAACCAGGCGGAAGAGAACCTCGCAGCGGCTGCCGCGAAGGCGGAAACGCTGAACGCACAAGCCGTCGAGAGCCGGAAGCAAGCTGAAGACGCCGCGGATCGCGCGGGAGTGCTGGTGGCGCAGATGTATCGCTCGGGCGGCGTGGATCGCAGTATGGAGCTGTTCCTCGACGCCGACGCGGACACCGCCGATGCCCTCCTTGAGCGTCTCGCGTCGATGTCGAAGGCGACCGAGCGGAACACCCAGCTTTCCGAGGAAGCAGAGCAGGCCGCGAACACCGCTGACACTCTCAGCAAGCAAGCGAAGGCCGCAGAAGACGAGCGCGAAGCGTTGCGCGCAGATGTGAAGGCCAAAGAAGAGGCAGCAGCTGCCGCGATGGTCGGCCAGGGCGAGAAAGTCCAGGCGCAGGAGAAACAGCAGACCGAGCTGAGCGCCCAGCTCGCTGCGCTGAAGGACACCACAGCGAAAACCGTCGACGGCTACGAGCAACGCCTCCGAGAAGAGGAAGCGCGTCGCAAGGCCGAGCAAGAACGCCTCCGTAAGCAGGCGGAGGAGTACGCGAGGCAGCAGGCGGAACTGCTCCGCCAGCAGCAAGAGGCCGCCGAGAACGCGAATAACAGCGGCGGCGGCGGCGACGCTGGAGGCGGCGGTGGCGATGGCGGCGGCGGCGGCGATGGTGGCGGCGGCGATGGCGGCGGAAACAACGGCGGAGGTGGCGTCTCGAACGGCTGGGTGCTTCCCACGGCCTACAGCTACGTCTCTGAAGGTTTCGCGCCTCCCGGACGTCCAGACCACACGGGCATCGACCTCGCAGCAGGCTGCTACACGCCCATTGTTGCAGCTGCTGCCGGCACGGTTCGCGCGACCTACATGGAGTGGGGCGCAGGTGGCAATATGGTCACCATCAACCACCCGAGCGGGTGGCAGACGCGCTACGCACACATGGCTGAATGGGCGTCGGTCGCGCCGGGCCAGTGGGTGGAAGCTGGCCAGTTCATCGGCTACGTCGGTTCCACCGGTGCGAGTTCCGGCTGCCACCTCCACTTCGAGATGCGGTTGAACCAGGACGACGGCTGGTACGGCTTCGTCAACCCGGCCTGGTACATCAACTTCTAG
- the folP gene encoding dihydropteroate synthase, translating into MRGGEVRPLLLGVLNVTPDSFSDGGVYHATERAIARGHELVAQGADIVDIGGESTRPGATPVSPADEQARVLPVITALTAAGIAVSIDTIHATTAAAAVAAGARYINDVSGGLHDPAMMGVAAEASRDHGVTFIVGHWRGIPDRAHQRSDYDDVVAEVRGALAQLAAAARAAGVAAEHLVLDPGLGFDKTGTDGWRLLAQLDQLTSLGYPVLVGASRKRMLAEVLAELAPQAGAGSHTGADPRDLATAVVSALAAGAGAWGVRVHDVSGSAQALAVAGAWAAGAVAAGPAGPAVDHAPAPHNADRITLTGLEVFAHHGVFDFERERGQRFVIDAEVSVDLSAAAAGDALAQTVHYGELASAIVAAVERDPVDLIETVAERIAGVALRFPGVREARITVHKPDAPIEATFADVSVSIVRRPAL; encoded by the coding sequence ATGCGTGGCGGCGAGGTGCGCCCCCTGCTACTCGGGGTGCTCAACGTCACGCCAGATTCGTTCAGCGATGGCGGGGTCTATCACGCCACCGAGCGCGCCATCGCGCGCGGGCACGAGTTGGTGGCGCAGGGCGCTGACATTGTGGACATCGGCGGCGAGTCGACCAGGCCCGGAGCGACGCCTGTGTCCCCAGCGGACGAACAGGCGCGCGTGCTCCCAGTGATCACCGCGCTCACCGCCGCCGGCATTGCGGTGTCGATCGACACGATCCACGCGACGACGGCTGCTGCAGCGGTGGCGGCGGGCGCTCGCTATATCAATGACGTGTCTGGTGGCCTGCACGATCCGGCCATGATGGGAGTCGCAGCGGAGGCTAGCCGCGACCACGGCGTGACATTCATTGTGGGCCATTGGCGGGGCATCCCGGACCGCGCACACCAGCGCTCTGACTACGATGATGTGGTCGCAGAGGTCCGCGGTGCCCTGGCCCAGCTCGCAGCTGCAGCTCGCGCCGCTGGCGTCGCCGCTGAGCACCTGGTGCTCGATCCAGGTCTCGGCTTCGATAAGACAGGCACGGATGGCTGGCGCCTCCTCGCCCAGCTCGATCAGCTCACGAGCCTCGGCTATCCGGTGCTCGTGGGCGCCTCGCGCAAACGGATGCTCGCTGAAGTGCTCGCTGAGCTTGCGCCGCAGGCGGGAGCAGGGTCGCACACCGGCGCAGATCCGCGCGATCTGGCGACCGCGGTGGTCAGCGCCCTCGCGGCCGGAGCTGGCGCCTGGGGTGTGCGCGTCCACGACGTGTCAGGCAGCGCGCAGGCCCTCGCAGTCGCCGGGGCGTGGGCGGCTGGCGCTGTCGCCGCTGGCCCCGCTGGCCCCGCAGTCGATCATGCTCCAGCACCCCACAACGCCGATCGCATCACTCTCACCGGGCTTGAAGTGTTCGCGCACCACGGCGTCTTCGACTTTGAGCGAGAGCGCGGCCAACGCTTCGTGATCGACGCCGAGGTGAGTGTAGACCTGAGCGCGGCCGCCGCGGGGGACGCGCTGGCCCAGACGGTGCACTACGGCGAGCTCGCCTCGGCGATCGTCGCTGCGGTTGAGCGCGATCCCGTCGACCTGATCGAGACCGTCGCCGAGCGGATCGCAGGCGTGGCGCTTCGCTTCCCAGGCGTGCGCGAAGCGCGTATTACCGTGCATAAGCCTGACGCCCCGATCGAGGCGACGTTCGCCGACGTCTCCGTTTCCATTGTCCGAAGGCCAGCGCTGTGA
- a CDS encoding 2-amino-4-hydroxy-6-hydroxymethyldihydropteridine diphosphokinase, giving the protein MILFGGRVIQDERLTVPHPRAHERDFVLAPWLALDPNAVLMGHGRVAELLHRIGDTTAPTLDRDQEVPDAQ; this is encoded by the coding sequence ATTATTCTTTTCGGCGGCCGCGTCATACAGGACGAGCGCCTCACGGTGCCGCATCCGCGCGCACACGAGCGCGACTTCGTGCTGGCGCCGTGGCTTGCGCTCGACCCCAACGCCGTGCTCATGGGTCACGGGCGGGTGGCCGAGCTGCTGCACCGGATTGGCGACACAACGGCCCCCACGCTCGACCGCGACCAGGAGGTTCCCGATGCGCAGTGA
- a CDS encoding PH domain-containing protein codes for MSEHHEPERGAVDPAAADPVAGPVADPAAAVPAGDPTAAAAATVAPAAALPGTADADGWRRMHPLSPLLRGGLALVVVAGIFIANFRDRFVEFFFADRFFGEDSSSELMSEPDAIDYIFERGLLLVVLGGILAIVLVIVVFSWVSWRFTTYRLGSEAVEARNGVLFRNHRRAPLERIQSVNLQRPMLARALGLTKIQVVTGGQGGTVELAYLGHRDAKTVREQILRRAAEKRRGDEAAALPITEIQAPGAVGYDGYVHAPDTAGLAGRAQEFADSDVDPEAIAANALVKVPVGRLVGSIALSWEAVWLVIVVVVLVVGGAIIEPAIIIAVIPMLIVMAGIMIGQFNKGFNFMLSRGRDTVRTGAGLTSTMTETIPFGRIHAVVAQQPLFWRPLGWWKVRITTAGHSAAQAGQNASQNVVLPVGTEADVLRVIDTLLPGLGDDEAEIAGLRDGLTGPATGYLRAGRRSAWVLWLGRRRAGLKIEGLGSEDATLRIRRGVMTRTLSIMPIVRTQSVQLRRPLVHRMLGLASIQAHTLLGPVQMTMRGLDLGSARAAFDALSAAVLRIQGAEAARLARAHAVAMAAPAVRETAGVAESPAESPAEPPAVADAAVEGHAAAVEAHADAAPPSSPGRHAE; via the coding sequence GTGAGCGAGCACCACGAACCCGAGCGGGGTGCGGTCGACCCCGCTGCTGCTGATCCTGTAGCTGGTCCTGTAGCTGATCCCGCTGCTGCAGTTCCTGCTGGTGATCCTACAGCCGCCGCGGCTGCGACCGTTGCTCCCGCTGCCGCACTTCCCGGCACAGCGGACGCGGATGGCTGGCGCCGGATGCACCCGCTGTCGCCGCTGCTGCGTGGTGGCCTAGCGCTCGTTGTTGTTGCCGGCATTTTCATCGCGAACTTCCGTGATCGCTTCGTCGAGTTCTTTTTCGCCGATCGGTTCTTCGGTGAGGACAGCTCCTCGGAATTGATGAGCGAGCCTGACGCGATCGACTACATCTTCGAGCGCGGGCTCTTACTCGTGGTACTCGGCGGGATTCTTGCCATCGTCCTCGTGATTGTCGTGTTTTCTTGGGTCTCATGGCGGTTCACGACGTACCGGCTCGGCTCAGAGGCGGTCGAGGCGCGCAATGGCGTACTGTTCCGCAATCACCGCCGCGCTCCGCTCGAGCGAATCCAGAGCGTCAACCTGCAGCGTCCGATGCTTGCACGCGCGCTTGGGCTCACCAAGATTCAGGTTGTCACCGGCGGGCAGGGCGGCACGGTCGAACTCGCCTACCTCGGGCATCGTGACGCGAAGACCGTGCGCGAGCAGATCCTGCGCCGCGCGGCAGAGAAGCGCCGCGGAGATGAGGCGGCCGCGCTTCCGATCACTGAGATTCAGGCCCCTGGCGCCGTCGGATATGACGGTTACGTGCACGCGCCCGACACCGCGGGACTCGCGGGTCGCGCGCAAGAGTTCGCCGATTCGGACGTGGATCCGGAGGCGATCGCCGCGAACGCGCTCGTGAAAGTGCCGGTCGGCCGCCTGGTCGGCAGTATCGCGCTGAGCTGGGAGGCGGTCTGGCTGGTCATTGTGGTCGTGGTGCTCGTCGTTGGCGGCGCGATCATCGAACCCGCCATCATCATTGCGGTGATCCCGATGCTCATCGTGATGGCCGGCATCATGATCGGCCAGTTCAACAAGGGCTTCAATTTCATGCTCTCGCGCGGTCGCGATACGGTGCGCACTGGCGCAGGCCTCACCTCGACGATGACTGAGACGATTCCCTTCGGGCGAATCCACGCAGTTGTTGCACAGCAGCCGCTGTTCTGGCGGCCGCTGGGGTGGTGGAAGGTGCGGATTACAACGGCTGGGCACTCTGCGGCGCAGGCCGGTCAAAACGCCTCTCAGAACGTGGTGTTGCCGGTTGGCACCGAGGCCGATGTGCTGCGTGTGATTGACACGCTGCTGCCCGGGCTCGGCGACGACGAAGCTGAAATCGCCGGGCTGCGCGATGGTCTCACCGGACCAGCTACGGGGTACCTGCGCGCGGGGCGCCGATCCGCCTGGGTGCTGTGGCTGGGCCGTCGCCGCGCTGGGCTGAAAATCGAGGGACTCGGCAGCGAGGATGCGACGCTCCGGATCCGTCGCGGTGTGATGACCCGCACACTCTCGATCATGCCGATCGTGCGCACCCAGTCAGTGCAGTTGCGCCGGCCGCTCGTCCATCGGATGCTCGGTCTGGCCTCGATTCAGGCGCACACGCTGCTCGGGCCGGTGCAGATGACCATGCGCGGGCTCGATCTCGGCTCAGCGCGGGCGGCGTTCGACGCGCTCTCGGCGGCCGTGCTGCGGATCCAGGGCGCCGAGGCTGCGCGCCTTGCGCGGGCCCACGCGGTGGCCATGGCAGCTCCGGCTGTGCGTGAAACAGCCGGTGTTGCTGAGTCTCCCGCTGAGTCTCCCGCTGAGCCTCCCGCTGTGGCTGATGCTGCTGTGGAGGGTCACGCTGCTGCTGTGGAGGCTCACGCTGATGCTGCTCCGCCGAGCTCTCCCGGCAGGCACGCCGAGTGA
- the hpt gene encoding hypoxanthine phosphoribosyltransferase: MDATHLGNDLTVVLHTEAELLARLAEMAREIEADYPEEPPLLVGVLKGAVMVMADLARELRFHAQMDWMAVSSYGAGTKSSGVVKILKDLDADIAGRDVLIVEDIIDSGLTLSWLKENLESRGAKSVRICTMLRKPEALKVQVDVAYVGFDIPVQFVVGYGLDYAENYRNLRDVAVLAPHVYGGEE, encoded by the coding sequence ATGGACGCGACTCACCTGGGCAATGACCTCACCGTAGTACTGCACACCGAAGCTGAGCTGCTCGCTCGCCTGGCCGAGATGGCTCGCGAGATTGAGGCCGACTACCCCGAAGAGCCGCCGCTGCTTGTCGGCGTCCTCAAGGGCGCTGTGATGGTGATGGCCGATCTCGCCCGGGAGCTGCGTTTCCACGCGCAGATGGATTGGATGGCCGTCTCCTCGTACGGCGCTGGCACGAAGTCGAGCGGAGTCGTCAAGATTCTGAAGGACCTTGACGCCGACATCGCCGGACGTGATGTGCTGATCGTCGAAGACATCATCGACTCTGGACTCACGCTCTCGTGGCTGAAGGAAAACCTGGAGAGTCGCGGCGCGAAGTCGGTGCGCATCTGCACGATGCTCCGCAAGCCTGAGGCGCTGAAGGTGCAGGTCGACGTTGCGTATGTTGGCTTTGATATCCCTGTGCAGTTCGTGGTCGGCTACGGTCTCGACTATGCGGAGAACTACCGCAACCTCCGTGACGTGGCGGTTCTGGCCCCCCACGTGTACGGCGGCGAGGAGTAG
- a CDS encoding DUF3180 family protein: MRSDERMNPLVTLAAAAMGIAIGLVVQFALSGRGAAPFVPPLSLAIMLALIAGVLLTLGIRLRRTVLKRAGAVNPFLAVRLLATARAGQLVGGFLGGFGGGLALSLLGRSVPAPVSSWLPMVLVFATGAALVVCAAITEHLCRIPPGDGDTPEASEPEAGPSGQTAYRKP, translated from the coding sequence ATGCGCAGTGATGAGCGTATGAATCCGCTCGTGACTCTCGCGGCTGCTGCGATGGGTATCGCGATCGGGCTGGTCGTGCAGTTCGCACTGTCCGGGCGCGGCGCGGCGCCGTTTGTGCCGCCGCTGTCGCTCGCGATCATGCTTGCGTTGATTGCAGGAGTCCTGCTGACGCTCGGGATCAGGCTGCGCCGAACGGTGCTGAAGCGCGCCGGCGCGGTCAACCCGTTCCTCGCGGTCCGGCTGCTCGCGACGGCGCGGGCCGGCCAGCTTGTCGGCGGGTTCCTCGGCGGCTTTGGAGGCGGGCTCGCGCTCTCGCTCCTCGGACGCAGCGTCCCTGCGCCCGTGAGTAGCTGGTTACCGATGGTGCTCGTGTTCGCGACCGGTGCTGCGCTCGTCGTGTGCGCTGCAATCACCGAGCACCTGTGCCGGATCCCGCCTGGCGATGGCGATACGCCTGAGGCCAGCGAGCCAGAGGCCGGCCCTAGCGGACAGACTGCGTACCGCAAACCGTAG
- a CDS encoding DUF2520 domain-containing protein, whose product MSTGVQESRLGVGIIGAGRVGPVLARALAGAGHAITGISAVSEESRERVESMLPGVPILDVPEVVRRSELVLLAIPGDELASLAAGLAATGSWQPGQLVIHTAPEHGTAVLAPAMAAGVIPLALHPAIVFTGTSLDLARLSGATIAVTAPGPVLPIGQALAVEMGAEPVIVREQDRAAYADAITAAGELSRAVVRQATDALRELGIERPDRLAGGVVRAAIEEELLAAAARDGETASRPSHWRRMGRVRQHPRRIHPHERSECRRRTGPGHTSRGHHC is encoded by the coding sequence GTGAGCACTGGCGTGCAGGAGTCGCGGCTCGGGGTCGGCATTATTGGTGCAGGCCGCGTCGGGCCTGTGCTCGCGCGAGCGCTCGCTGGCGCCGGACACGCGATCACCGGGATCTCTGCGGTGAGCGAGGAAAGTCGAGAGCGTGTCGAAAGCATGCTGCCCGGCGTTCCGATTCTCGACGTGCCAGAGGTGGTGCGACGATCTGAGCTTGTGCTGCTCGCGATCCCAGGGGACGAACTCGCGTCACTCGCCGCAGGTCTCGCGGCCACAGGATCGTGGCAGCCGGGGCAACTGGTGATTCATACCGCGCCGGAGCACGGCACGGCTGTGCTCGCGCCGGCGATGGCGGCGGGCGTCATCCCACTCGCTCTGCACCCCGCGATCGTGTTTACCGGCACCAGTCTTGACCTTGCCAGGCTGTCGGGCGCGACGATTGCGGTCACGGCTCCGGGGCCAGTGCTCCCGATCGGGCAGGCGCTCGCAGTGGAGATGGGCGCCGAGCCCGTGATCGTGCGCGAGCAGGATCGCGCGGCCTACGCTGACGCGATCACGGCGGCGGGAGAGCTCTCCCGCGCCGTCGTGCGTCAGGCGACTGACGCGCTGCGTGAGCTCGGCATCGAGCGCCCCGACCGGCTCGCTGGCGGAGTTGTGCGCGCAGCGATCGAGGAGGAACTGCTCGCCGCCGCGGCGCGCGACGGGGAGACGGCTTCCCGCCCGAGCCACTGGCGTAGGATGGGCCGGGTACGTCAACACCCACGGAGGATCCACCCGCATGAGCGATCAGAGTGCCGCAGGCGCACCGGCCCAGGCCACACCAGCCGAGGCCACCACTGCTGA
- a CDS encoding PH domain-containing protein, whose translation MSPSYAWADLIVNLVLVLVAGVVPTVLVLLNAEDPLIPLLIIGAIVLVLLVNSLFAFRRVRAIGYILREDDLLFRRGIMFERIVAVPYGRLQLVDVTRGPLLRALGLATLKFVTASAATGVQLPGLRVDEAEALRDRLVALAETRRSGL comes from the coding sequence GTGTCGCCCTCGTATGCCTGGGCAGACCTCATCGTGAACCTCGTGCTCGTGCTCGTCGCAGGCGTCGTGCCCACCGTGCTGGTGTTGCTCAATGCGGAGGATCCGCTGATCCCGCTGTTGATCATCGGCGCGATTGTGCTTGTGCTGCTGGTGAACTCGCTGTTCGCGTTCCGCCGCGTGCGCGCGATCGGGTACATCCTGCGGGAAGATGATCTCCTGTTCCGGCGCGGGATCATGTTCGAGCGCATCGTCGCGGTGCCCTACGGCAGGCTGCAGCTCGTCGATGTGACGCGTGGCCCGCTGTTGCGCGCCCTCGGTCTCGCGACACTGAAATTCGTGACCGCCTCAGCTGCGACCGGTGTGCAGTTGCCAGGGTTGCGAGTCGACGAGGCAGAGGCGCTGCGGGACCGGCTCGTGGCGCTGGCCGAGACGCGGCGGTCCGGTCTGTGA